The bacterium genome window below encodes:
- a CDS encoding DUF5658 family protein — MNGMTDDPVNGRFATRFPARNGLSGQLWTLFWLLALLQVVDLATTYFAIVTKVAHEGNAFLTGLVFTPLAPVLKAFALVFLAILIVRSTNGGRPAPARLLVAARVTVVLYLAIVLNNVIVLRPH; from the coding sequence ATGAATGGTATGACAGACGACCCGGTGAACGGTCGGTTCGCCACCCGGTTTCCCGCCCGCAACGGCCTCTCCGGGCAATTGTGGACGCTGTTCTGGCTCCTCGCGTTGCTCCAGGTCGTCGATCTGGCAACCACATATTTCGCGATCGTGACGAAAGTCGCACACGAGGGGAACGCGTTCCTGACCGGTCTGGTCTTCACGCCCCTCGCCCCCGTGCTCAAGGCGTTTGCCCTGGTGTTTCTTGCGATTCTCATCGTCCGCAGCACGAACGGGGGACGCCCCGCGCCGGCGCGCCTTCTCGTCGCCGCCCGCGTGACGGTGGTGTTGTACCTCGCCATCGTTCTGAACAACGTGATCGTCCTTCGCCCGCACTGA
- a CDS encoding class III signal peptide-containing protein, whose protein sequence is MALITFLQAWLVSWLHREERGQGSIEYVLLILAVVLFLIAAAFLLRDVLVSAVNSIQSWVNTLSAP, encoded by the coding sequence ATGGCGCTGATCACGTTCTTGCAGGCTTGGCTGGTGTCCTGGCTGCACCGAGAGGAGCGCGGGCAGGGGTCTATTGAGTACGTCCTGTTGATTCTGGCTGTCGTGCTCTTCCTGATCGCCGCGGCATTCTTGCTGAGAGACGTGCTGGTTAGTGCAGTCAACTCGATCCAGAGCTGGGTCAACACCCTGTCCGCACCGTAA
- a CDS encoding class III signal peptide-containing protein has translation MALITFLQAWLVSWLHREERGQGSIEYVLLILAVVLFLIAAAFLLRGVLTGAINSIQSWVNTLSAP, from the coding sequence ATGGCGCTGATCACGTTCTTGCAGGCTTGGCTGGTGTCCTGGCTGCACCGAGAGGAGCGCGGGCAGGGGTCTATTGAGTACGTCCTGTTGATTCTGGCTGTCGTGCTCTTCCTGATCGCGGCGGCATTCTTGCTGAGAGGCGTGCTGACGGGTGCAATCAACTCGATCCAGAGCTGGGTCAACACCCTGTCCGCACCGTAA
- a CDS encoding TadE/TadG family type IV pilus assembly protein has product MRNERGTFALEIVLLAPLLLVLVFLTFEFGRVFGSWLVITNAAREGTRLGMESWCDPATTNGTSNCPYDGAIVARVQATAGFLSPTTTQTCTPTGGSATAAATTACTCPASTLCVGIWRYTDSNGDRVVQVLATYQVQTVTPITGAVPFIGSFNFQPTTYVVGFSHMRSL; this is encoded by the coding sequence ATGAGGAACGAACGGGGAACATTTGCCCTGGAGATCGTCCTGCTGGCGCCGTTGCTTCTGGTGCTGGTGTTTCTCACGTTCGAATTCGGACGCGTCTTCGGCTCGTGGCTGGTGATCACGAACGCGGCTCGCGAAGGCACCCGGCTCGGGATGGAGTCGTGGTGCGACCCGGCGACGACGAACGGAACGTCCAATTGTCCCTACGACGGGGCCATCGTCGCGCGCGTCCAGGCAACCGCCGGATTTCTGTCTCCGACGACGACCCAGACCTGCACCCCCACGGGCGGCTCCGCGACTGCGGCTGCGACCACGGCATGCACCTGTCCGGCTTCCACGCTATGCGTCGGGATTTGGCGCTATACTGACAGTAACGGCGACCGCGTCGTGCAGGTGCTTGCCACCTACCAAGTGCAGACGGTCACGCCGATTACAGGAGCGGTCCCTTTTATCGGCAGCTTTAACTTTCAGCCCACGACCTACGTCGTCGGGTTCTCGCACATGAGGTCGCTATAG
- the cpaB gene encoding Flp pilus assembly protein CpaB, producing MNRRWVVPVLAVFLALITTGVVIGYLQTLQRRNAVAPPVPMVGVVVAKKAIQTRQIITAADLEVRQVPASAVHPRALHSTGEAVNHVATTDIYDGEQVISDMLAPADVGASLSYVVPKGMRAVTLAMNEVADVAGFVAPGDRVDVVATVTPEGGQQISRIFLQNALVLAAAQQPSQKPGQPAKVTTSVTLALTPDQVEALTQIDNSGRVRLALRPAGSKAIVETRGQTTVTALNGSGAPAPRPAAAAPSVPRPVVVVQQVAPAPAPSQTIEIWRGGQKQTVSF from the coding sequence ATGAATCGTAGATGGGTGGTACCGGTACTTGCCGTGTTCCTGGCGCTTATTACGACGGGGGTCGTCATCGGGTACCTGCAGACGCTGCAGCGCCGAAACGCAGTGGCGCCGCCGGTGCCGATGGTGGGCGTCGTCGTGGCCAAGAAAGCGATCCAGACCCGTCAGATCATCACGGCGGCCGATCTCGAGGTGCGCCAGGTGCCGGCGTCCGCCGTGCACCCCAGGGCGCTCCACAGCACCGGCGAGGCCGTGAACCACGTGGCCACGACCGACATCTACGACGGCGAGCAGGTGATCTCCGACATGCTGGCCCCCGCCGACGTGGGCGCGAGCCTGTCGTACGTCGTGCCGAAGGGCATGCGGGCGGTCACGCTCGCCATGAACGAGGTCGCGGACGTGGCCGGGTTTGTCGCGCCCGGGGACCGGGTCGACGTGGTGGCCACCGTGACCCCCGAAGGTGGACAGCAGATCTCCCGAATCTTTCTGCAAAATGCTCTTGTGCTTGCCGCCGCGCAGCAGCCCAGTCAGAAGCCGGGACAGCCGGCCAAGGTCACGACGTCGGTGACTCTCGCGCTGACGCCCGACCAAGTGGAGGCGCTCACGCAGATCGACAACAGCGGGCGGGTGCGCCTCGCGCTGCGGCCCGCCGGGTCGAAGGCCATCGTGGAGACTCGAGGCCAGACGACGGTGACCGCGTTGAACGGGTCCGGGGCGCCCGCTCCGCGTCCGGCCGCCGCGGCGCCGAGCGTTCCTCGCCCCGTCGTCGTCGTGCAGCAGGTCGCGCCGGCGCCGGCGCCCAGCCAGACGATCGAGATCTGGCGGGGCGGGCAGAAGCAGACAGTGTCGTTCTAG
- a CDS encoding P-loop NTPase: MAALLRIVVAAGDQALHALIEGTVLKHPGARVVAEVVQADALEDVVAHRAPQLVFLATRLGEASGFDLTAKLSRRYPGMYIVLVSPHPASPDDLRQAMRAGAREILSAPLDEAAVLHVLAETGDLDNVVGTRRGLVLGVMGSKGGVGKTTVAVNLAIALKGMQDGRVALVDGDLYFGDVAALMNIQPERTIREMSQTLSAEIAERFLHRHESGVEVLAAPRRTELAEEIPPDRFREGLNVLQGLYDLVVVDASVSSFEAMLAALEVADLAVVLTTLDVVCLKDTSQLLEMLAQLRFPAQNLLLVGNRADERLSLPRRDVEKALGMKFTALLPRDDRVIASANSGVPLVMSGPETPFAQQVRALAKTVMAYTGRMDRVTA, from the coding sequence GTGGCAGCGCTTCTTCGCATCGTCGTAGCGGCCGGGGATCAGGCGCTCCATGCCCTGATCGAAGGCACGGTCCTCAAGCACCCCGGCGCGCGCGTCGTGGCCGAGGTCGTACAGGCCGACGCGCTCGAGGATGTGGTGGCGCACCGCGCGCCGCAGCTCGTCTTCCTGGCGACGCGTTTGGGGGAGGCCAGCGGATTCGATCTGACCGCGAAGTTGTCGCGCCGCTATCCCGGGATGTACATCGTGCTGGTCTCGCCCCATCCGGCCTCGCCGGACGATCTCCGCCAGGCGATGCGGGCCGGGGCGCGGGAGATCCTCAGCGCCCCGCTGGACGAGGCCGCGGTGCTGCACGTGCTGGCGGAGACGGGCGACCTGGACAACGTGGTGGGCACCCGCCGCGGTCTGGTCCTCGGCGTGATGGGGAGCAAAGGCGGCGTCGGAAAGACGACGGTCGCCGTCAACCTCGCCATCGCCCTCAAGGGGATGCAGGACGGCCGGGTGGCCCTGGTGGACGGCGATTTGTACTTCGGCGACGTCGCCGCGCTCATGAATATCCAGCCCGAGCGCACGATTCGCGAGATGAGCCAGACGCTCTCCGCCGAGATCGCCGAGCGGTTCCTGCACCGGCACGAGAGCGGGGTCGAAGTGCTGGCCGCGCCCCGCCGCACCGAGTTGGCGGAAGAGATTCCGCCCGACCGTTTCCGCGAGGGGCTGAACGTCCTGCAGGGGCTCTACGACCTCGTCGTGGTCGACGCCAGCGTCTCGTCGTTCGAGGCGATGCTGGCGGCGCTCGAGGTCGCCGATCTGGCCGTCGTCCTCACCACGCTGGACGTGGTGTGTCTCAAGGACACCAGCCAGTTGCTCGAGATGCTGGCGCAGCTCCGCTTCCCCGCGCAGAACCTGTTGCTTGTCGGGAATCGCGCCGACGAGCGGCTCTCGCTTCCCCGCCGCGACGTGGAGAAGGCCCTCGGAATGAAATTCACGGCGCTCCTGCCGCGGGACGACCGGGTGATCGCATCGGCCAACAGCGGCGTGCCGCTCGTGATGAGCGGACCCGAGACGCCGTTTGCCCAGCAGGTCCGGGCGCTCGCCAAGACGGTAATGGCTTATACCGGGAGAATGGACCGTGTCACTGCGTAA